The following are from one region of the Chromobacterium phragmitis genome:
- a CDS encoding sensor histidine kinase — protein MAWITTILGTTGLYFYIHDYNIDQNDFQTQRAAVQSRLSLSLPHGIWQLDDENVRLALDSELSWPSVIAINVKGESGLNLGRTRDNNGNLRDMLPNEQPKVDDKLSIPIIYQGKEHLGTATVYLSHDALRMREDQHLITIIAQIVLLDSLIFFIMSFNLQRFIFQPLAKLQQALNTAVRAPDASGAQITHLADDEIGGIVNGFNRIVARTAADLVKRTAAEAIAREEKEKAQQAYSQLMATQETLVEAEKMASLGSLVAGVAHEINTPVGITLTAASHLGTATSHINGKLESGNIKKSDFQSYLETAQECCELILANSERAANLIHSFKQVAVDQTSEARRSFHLHDYLNEVITSLKPRFKHTKVSIDIQCEEDVLLDSYPGALAQVLTNLVVNALIHGYEGGDTAGVILIEAHRNDGQHVSMTISDNGKGISAENLSRVFEPFFTTRRGSGGSGLGLNIVYNIVRQRLGGNIEVHSELGQGTRFTLDMPCIAPTVQHKENVA, from the coding sequence ATGGCATGGATCACCACCATTCTGGGGACGACCGGGCTGTATTTCTACATCCATGACTACAACATCGACCAGAATGACTTCCAGACTCAGCGCGCCGCCGTGCAATCGCGCCTGTCGCTGTCCCTGCCGCACGGCATCTGGCAACTGGACGACGAGAACGTCCGGCTGGCGCTGGACAGCGAGCTGAGCTGGCCATCCGTCATCGCCATCAACGTCAAGGGAGAAAGCGGCCTCAACCTGGGCCGCACCCGCGACAACAACGGCAATCTGCGCGACATGCTGCCCAATGAGCAGCCCAAGGTCGACGACAAGCTGAGCATCCCCATCATCTACCAGGGCAAGGAGCACCTGGGCACCGCCACCGTATACCTGTCCCACGACGCCTTGCGCATGCGCGAAGACCAACACCTGATCACCATCATCGCCCAGATCGTGCTGCTGGACAGCCTGATCTTCTTCATCATGTCCTTCAACCTGCAGCGCTTCATTTTCCAGCCGCTGGCCAAGCTGCAGCAGGCGCTGAACACCGCAGTCCGCGCGCCGGACGCCAGCGGCGCTCAGATCACGCACCTGGCCGACGACGAGATAGGCGGCATCGTCAACGGCTTCAACCGCATCGTCGCCCGCACCGCCGCCGATCTGGTGAAACGCACGGCGGCCGAGGCGATCGCCCGCGAGGAAAAGGAAAAGGCGCAGCAGGCGTACAGCCAGTTGATGGCGACGCAGGAAACACTGGTAGAGGCGGAAAAAATGGCTTCGCTGGGCAGCCTGGTGGCCGGCGTCGCCCACGAGATCAACACCCCGGTCGGCATCACCCTGACCGCCGCGTCCCACCTCGGCACCGCCACCTCTCACATCAACGGCAAGCTGGAAAGCGGCAACATCAAGAAAAGCGACTTCCAGAGCTATCTGGAGACCGCGCAGGAATGCTGCGAGCTGATCCTCGCCAACTCCGAGCGCGCCGCCAACCTGATCCACAGCTTCAAGCAAGTGGCGGTGGACCAGACCAGCGAAGCGAGGCGCAGCTTCCACCTGCACGACTATCTCAACGAAGTGATCACCAGTCTGAAGCCGCGCTTCAAGCACACCAAGGTCTCGATAGACATCCAGTGCGAAGAGGACGTGTTGCTGGACAGCTACCCCGGCGCGCTGGCCCAGGTGCTGACCAATTTGGTGGTCAACGCGCTGATCCACGGCTACGAAGGCGGAGACACGGCCGGCGTCATCCTGATCGAAGCGCATCGCAATGACGGCCAGCACGTGTCAATGACCATCAGCGACAACGGCAAAGGCATCTCGGCTGAAAACCTGAGCCGGGTATTCGAGCCTTTCTTCACCACCCGTCGCGGCAGCGGCGGCAGCGGCCTCGGCCTCAACATCGTCTATAACATCGTGCGGCAGCGGCTTGGCGGCAATATCGAAGTGCATAGCGAGCTGGGGCAAGGCACTCGATTCACGCTGGACATGCCCTGCATCGCCCCCACCGTCCAGCACAAGGAGAATGTGGCATGA
- a CDS encoding DUF4442 domain-containing protein codes for MNLPIWLIKLLFNLWPPFLGAGIRVRELSPDFRQAEVRLKLGLGNRNYVGTHFGGSLYAMTDPFYMLMLLRQLGGDYYVWDKAGRIDYIKPGRGVVRALFHLSDEQLADIRERTAAGDKYLPEMTVEIRDADDELVATVHKTLYVRKKPRQR; via the coding sequence ATGAACCTGCCCATCTGGCTGATCAAGCTGCTATTCAATCTGTGGCCGCCCTTCCTCGGCGCCGGCATTCGCGTGCGCGAGCTGTCGCCGGACTTCCGCCAGGCCGAAGTCCGGCTCAAGCTGGGCCTGGGCAACCGCAACTACGTCGGCACCCATTTCGGCGGCAGCCTGTACGCGATGACGGACCCGTTCTACATGCTGATGCTGCTGCGCCAGCTGGGCGGGGACTACTACGTGTGGGACAAGGCGGGGCGCATAGACTACATCAAACCCGGCCGCGGCGTGGTTCGGGCGCTGTTCCATCTGTCAGACGAGCAGTTGGCCGACATCCGCGAGCGCACCGCCGCCGGCGACAAATACCTGCCCGAGATGACGGTTGAGATTCGCGACGCCGACGACGAACTGGTCGCCACCGTGCACAAGACGCTATACGTGCGCAAAAAGCCGCGGCAACGCTGA
- the trhA gene encoding PAQR family membrane homeostasis protein TrhA: MYRGERFNGYSHLAGTLLAIAGLVVLVVEAAMQRDPWKIVSFSLYGGTLVTLYLISTLYHSFKGRAKAILQKCDHSAIYLLIAGSYTPFALVTLRGAWGWTLFGLSWGLALFGIVQELTLGRRTRILSMILYVAMGWLVLIAIKPLIEALEPGGLFWLALGGVLYSVGIYWFLNDEKIRHGHGIWHLFVLGGSICQYMCVLNYVA, encoded by the coding sequence ATGTACCGCGGGGAACGTTTCAACGGCTATTCCCACCTTGCCGGCACCTTGCTGGCGATAGCCGGACTGGTGGTGCTGGTGGTCGAGGCGGCCATGCAGCGCGATCCATGGAAAATCGTCAGCTTCAGCCTGTACGGCGGCACGCTGGTCACGCTGTACCTGATCTCCACGCTGTATCACAGCTTCAAGGGCAGGGCCAAGGCCATTCTGCAGAAGTGCGACCACTCGGCGATCTATCTGTTGATCGCCGGCAGCTACACGCCGTTCGCGCTGGTGACGCTGCGCGGCGCCTGGGGCTGGACGCTGTTCGGCCTCAGCTGGGGGCTGGCCTTGTTCGGCATTGTCCAGGAGCTGACGCTGGGCAGGCGCACGCGCATCCTGTCGATGATTCTGTACGTGGCGATGGGCTGGCTGGTGCTGATCGCGATCAAACCGCTGATCGAGGCGCTGGAGCCGGGTGGCTTGTTCTGGCTGGCGCTGGGCGGCGTGCTCTACAGCGTAGGCATCTACTGGTTCCTCAACGACGAGAAGATACGCCACGGGCACGGCATCTGGCACTTGTTCGTGCTGGGCGGCAGCATCTGTCAATACATGTGCGTGCTGAATTACGTGGCTTGA
- the adk gene encoding adenylate kinase, with amino-acid sequence MRLILLGAPGAGKGTQANFIKEKFGIPQISTGDMLRAAVKAGTPLGLEAKSIMDAGGLVRDDIIIGLVKERIAQDDCANGFLFDGFPRTIPQAEAMIAAGVDIDYVVEIDVPDAAIVERMAGRRVHLASGRTYHVAFNPPKVAGKDDVTGEDLIQRDDDQEETVKKRLSVYHEQTAVLVGFYGKLAAAGSAKAPKYVKVDGARAVETVRDEVLKALGA; translated from the coding sequence ATGCGATTGATCCTGTTGGGCGCTCCGGGCGCCGGCAAAGGCACCCAGGCCAACTTCATCAAGGAGAAGTTCGGCATTCCGCAAATCTCCACCGGCGACATGCTGCGCGCCGCGGTGAAGGCCGGCACGCCGCTGGGCCTGGAAGCCAAGTCCATCATGGACGCGGGCGGCCTGGTCCGCGACGACATCATCATCGGCCTGGTCAAGGAGCGCATCGCCCAGGATGATTGCGCCAACGGCTTCCTGTTCGACGGCTTCCCGCGCACCATTCCGCAGGCCGAGGCGATGATCGCCGCCGGCGTGGACATCGATTACGTGGTGGAAATCGACGTGCCGGACGCCGCCATCGTCGAGCGCATGGCCGGCCGCCGCGTGCACCTGGCCTCCGGCCGCACTTACCACGTCGCGTTCAATCCGCCGAAAGTGGCCGGCAAGGACGACGTGACCGGCGAGGATCTGATCCAGCGCGACGATGACCAGGAAGAAACCGTCAAGAAGCGCCTGTCCGTCTACCATGAGCAGACCGCCGTGCTGGTGGGCTTCTACGGCAAGCTGGCGGCCGCCGGCAGCGCCAAAGCCCCGAAGTACGTGAAGGTGGATGGCGCCCGCGCGGTGGAAACCGTTCGCGACGAGGTGCTGAAGGCGCTGGGCGCCTGA
- the kdsB gene encoding 3-deoxy-manno-octulosonate cytidylyltransferase, producing MSGFTVVIPARMASSRLPGKPLADIAGKPMVARVAEQAAKSRAGRVVVATDHADILAACAAHGVEAVLTRDDHASGTDRLAEVAAKLALPADALVVNVQGDEPLIAPELINRLAELLAATDAPVATLAHALHDAADHFNPNVVKVALDKHGRALYFSRAPIPYARDAYAVDRSTLPAGLPVYRHIGMYGYRAGFLAAYAGLEPAPLEQCEALEQLRVLWHGYSIMVALADEAPAAGVDTPEDLERVRRLFA from the coding sequence ATGAGCGGCTTTACGGTGGTGATTCCGGCGCGGATGGCCTCCAGCCGTTTGCCGGGCAAGCCGTTGGCCGACATCGCCGGCAAGCCCATGGTGGCGCGCGTGGCGGAGCAGGCGGCGAAGAGCCGCGCCGGCCGCGTCGTGGTCGCCACCGACCACGCCGACATCCTGGCCGCCTGCGCCGCGCACGGCGTCGAGGCGGTGCTGACGCGCGACGACCATGCCAGCGGCACCGATCGCCTGGCCGAGGTGGCCGCCAAGCTGGCGCTGCCGGCCGATGCGCTGGTGGTCAACGTGCAGGGCGACGAGCCGCTGATCGCGCCGGAGCTGATCAATCGCCTGGCCGAGCTGCTGGCCGCGACCGACGCGCCGGTGGCGACGCTGGCGCACGCGCTGCACGACGCGGCCGATCACTTCAATCCGAATGTGGTGAAGGTGGCGCTGGACAAGCATGGCCGCGCGCTGTACTTCAGCCGCGCGCCGATTCCCTACGCCCGCGACGCCTATGCTGTCGACCGTTCGACGCTGCCGGCCGGGCTGCCGGTCTATCGCCACATCGGCATGTATGGCTATCGCGCCGGTTTTTTGGCGGCCTATGCCGGCCTGGAGCCGGCGCCGCTGGAACAGTGCGAGGCGCTGGAACAATTGCGCGTGCTCTGGCATGGTTACAGCATCATGGTGGCGCTGGCGGACGAGGCGCCCGCCGCCGGGGTGGACACGCCGGAAGACCTGGAGAGGGTGCGCCGGCTGTTTGCCTGA
- a CDS encoding ExbD/TolR family protein, translating into MNFRRGRGRDEPEINFIPLIDVLLVILIFLMVTTTYSHFSELKINLPTAQGEQQQSRTLEIKVSVAADGEMAVNDAKLPGGDKAGLAARLKAAAAGKSDVVVVVNADAKSTHQSVITVMEAAREAGLSQLTFATQNLK; encoded by the coding sequence ATGAATTTTCGTCGCGGCCGGGGCAGGGACGAGCCGGAGATCAATTTCATTCCCTTGATCGACGTGCTGCTGGTGATCCTGATTTTCCTGATGGTCACCACCACCTATTCCCATTTTTCCGAGCTGAAGATCAATCTGCCGACCGCGCAGGGCGAGCAACAGCAGAGCAGGACCCTGGAGATTAAAGTATCGGTGGCCGCCGACGGAGAGATGGCGGTGAACGACGCCAAGTTGCCCGGCGGCGACAAGGCCGGGCTGGCAGCCAGGCTGAAGGCCGCGGCCGCAGGCAAGAGCGACGTGGTGGTAGTGGTCAACGCCGACGCCAAGTCCACCCACCAGTCGGTGATCACCGTGATGGAAGCGGCCCGCGAGGCCGGCTTGTCGCAACTGACCTTCGCCACCCAGAACCTGAAGTGA
- a CDS encoding ArsR/SmtB family transcription factor, whose translation MLFNDDQIEQTSRAMKAMSHPLRLKIISVLEDREVSVQDIVEQVGTSQSNISQHLAIMRDKGVLRTRKDANRVFYRVGDIRTLDVLRMMREVFCGFGE comes from the coding sequence TTGCTGTTCAACGACGACCAGATCGAACAGACATCGCGGGCGATGAAGGCCATGTCGCATCCGCTGCGTCTGAAGATCATATCGGTGCTGGAAGACAGGGAGGTGAGCGTGCAAGACATCGTCGAGCAGGTCGGCACGTCCCAGAGCAATATATCCCAGCACTTGGCCATTATGCGGGACAAGGGCGTTTTGCGCACGCGCAAGGACGCCAACCGGGTCTTCTACCGGGTGGGCGACATCCGCACGCTGGATGTGCTCAGGATGATGCGCGAAGTGTTCTGTGGTTTCGGGGAGTGA
- a CDS encoding MotA/TolQ/ExbB proton channel family protein: MWAIVEAAGWPIWTIIAASVVSLAIILERLYSLRRGAVVPHGLLAQTLQEYRRVGDKDELMQRLHGHSPLGRLFAAGLRNVHGSREVMKESIEDEGRQVAYQLERLLTTLGTIAAMAPLLGLLGTVIGMIEIFGSQNASGANPQQLAHGISVALYNTAFGLIVAIPSMMFYRYFRSKVDGLLVEMEAQAIKLVEVAHGERKNGG, encoded by the coding sequence GTGTGGGCTATCGTTGAAGCGGCCGGCTGGCCGATCTGGACCATCATCGCGGCGTCGGTGGTGTCGCTGGCCATCATCCTGGAGCGGCTGTACTCCCTGAGGCGCGGCGCGGTGGTGCCGCATGGCCTGCTGGCGCAGACGCTGCAGGAGTACCGCCGGGTGGGCGACAAGGACGAGTTGATGCAGCGTCTCCACGGCCATTCTCCGCTTGGCCGCCTGTTTGCGGCCGGCTTGCGCAATGTGCACGGCAGCCGCGAGGTGATGAAGGAGTCGATCGAGGATGAAGGCCGCCAGGTGGCCTATCAGTTGGAGCGGCTGTTGACCACGCTGGGCACCATCGCCGCGATGGCGCCGCTTCTGGGTCTATTGGGCACCGTGATCGGCATGATTGAAATCTTCGGCTCCCAGAACGCCAGCGGGGCCAATCCGCAGCAATTGGCGCATGGCATCTCCGTGGCGCTGTACAACACAGCCTTCGGCTTGATCGTCGCCATCCCCAGCATGATGTTCTATCGCTATTTCCGTTCCAAGGTCGACGGCCTGCTGGTGGAAATGGAGGCGCAGGCGATCAAGCTGGTCGAAGTGGCGCACGGCGAGCGCAAGAACGGGGGCTGA
- a CDS encoding Trm112 family protein, with the protein MDAKFLEILVCPLCKGPLVFDKSKEELICKGDRLAFPIKDGIPMMLESEARELAPEEDVK; encoded by the coding sequence ATGGACGCTAAATTTCTGGAAATCCTGGTGTGCCCGCTGTGCAAGGGCCCGCTGGTGTTCGACAAGAGCAAGGAAGAGCTGATCTGCAAGGGCGACCGCCTGGCGTTCCCGATCAAGGACGGCATTCCGATGATGCTGGAGAGCGAAGCGCGCGAGCTGGCGCCGGAAGAAGACGTAAAATGA
- a CDS encoding DUF3369 domain-containing protein, which translates to MSSDTLPPDEDNWLLDDDSDGSEVAARPSEARKPWKVLIVDDEKDVHTATRIALRGISYKERPLELLSAYSGAEAFQLLKQHHDIALIMLDVVMESEDAGLRLVHRIREELDNGVVRIVLRTGQPGQAPEQEVILNYDINDYKTKTELTTQKLFTTTIASLRAYENLVSLEKNRQGLAKILESASDLYQLHSLREFASGVLRQISALLDIGTDGILCVRNESHSGRPELEILAVSGSYEYLAESGDLSSEPHLASVIQQVFQEKRSIYQHPYDVLYISSRNRREFAVHFMPQWPLDAVERDLLDVFCQRISAAYDNLYLYNQLRSAQEATVVALADLAEFRDTDTGDHVLRVQKLTDAIADEMVRQNRYPDLMGREFMDMVGMASILHDIGKVATPDHILLKPGKLDPEERAIMEQHATIGAQILARSAKLVEGASYLSLGSEIAGGHHEHFDGNGYPSKLKGQDIPLSARIVAVVDVFDALLNKRPYKEPWSMEDTMKYINGRAGSQFDPHVVSALSRLVDEKRLPVKFGE; encoded by the coding sequence ATGAGCAGCGACACCCTGCCTCCCGACGAAGACAACTGGCTGCTGGACGACGACAGCGACGGCAGCGAAGTCGCTGCGCGGCCTTCTGAAGCGCGCAAGCCCTGGAAGGTATTGATCGTCGACGACGAAAAGGATGTCCACACCGCCACCCGCATCGCGCTGCGCGGCATCAGCTACAAGGAAAGACCGCTGGAGCTGCTGAGCGCCTACAGCGGCGCCGAGGCCTTCCAATTGCTGAAGCAGCATCATGACATCGCCCTTATCATGCTGGACGTGGTGATGGAGAGCGAAGACGCCGGCCTCAGGCTGGTGCATCGCATCCGCGAGGAGCTGGACAACGGCGTGGTCCGCATCGTGCTGCGCACCGGCCAGCCCGGCCAGGCGCCGGAACAGGAAGTCATCCTCAATTACGACATCAACGACTACAAGACCAAGACCGAGCTGACCACCCAGAAACTGTTCACCACCACCATCGCGTCCTTGCGCGCCTACGAGAACCTGGTGTCCTTGGAGAAAAACCGCCAGGGTCTGGCCAAGATACTGGAGAGCGCGTCCGACCTTTACCAGTTGCATTCGCTGCGAGAATTCGCCTCCGGCGTGCTGCGCCAGATCAGCGCGCTGCTCGACATCGGCACCGACGGCATCTTGTGCGTGCGCAACGAGAGCCATAGCGGCAGGCCGGAGCTGGAAATCCTGGCGGTGTCCGGCTCTTACGAATACCTGGCCGAGTCCGGCGACCTATCCAGCGAGCCGCACCTGGCCTCGGTGATACAGCAGGTATTCCAGGAAAAGCGCAGCATTTACCAGCACCCCTACGACGTGCTCTACATTTCCTCGCGCAATCGCCGAGAATTCGCCGTCCACTTCATGCCGCAATGGCCGCTGGACGCGGTGGAGCGCGACCTGCTGGACGTGTTCTGCCAGCGGATTTCCGCCGCCTACGACAACCTCTACCTGTACAACCAGCTGCGCAGCGCCCAAGAGGCGACGGTGGTCGCGCTGGCGGACCTGGCGGAATTCCGCGACACCGATACCGGCGACCACGTGCTGCGGGTGCAGAAGCTGACCGACGCCATCGCCGACGAGATGGTGAGGCAAAACCGCTATCCCGACCTGATGGGCCGCGAATTCATGGACATGGTCGGCATGGCCAGCATCCTGCACGACATCGGCAAGGTGGCCACGCCAGACCACATCCTGCTCAAGCCGGGCAAGCTGGACCCGGAGGAGCGGGCGATCATGGAGCAGCACGCGACCATAGGCGCGCAAATCCTGGCGCGCTCCGCCAAGCTGGTGGAGGGCGCCAGCTACCTGTCGCTGGGGTCGGAAATCGCCGGCGGCCACCACGAGCACTTCGACGGCAACGGCTATCCCAGCAAGCTGAAGGGGCAGGATATCCCGCTGTCAGCCCGCATCGTCGCCGTCGTCGACGTGTTCGACGCCCTGCTCAACAAGCGGCCGTACAAGGAACCGTGGAGCATGGAGGACACGATGAAATACATCAACGGCCGCGCCGGCAGCCAGTTCGATCCCCACGTGGTGTCGGCATTGAGCCGCCTGGTCGACGAAAAACGGTTGCCGGTCAAGTTCGGCGAATAG
- the lpxK gene encoding tetraacyldisaccharide 4'-kinase yields MRLIEQHWYRPRGWLTALLAPLEGLFALLAAIRRQAFRRGWKTSEKLAVPVAVIGNINVGGVGKTPLTLALLRDFAARGVKVGVISRGYGGEATIPTEAKPGGDPAVVGDEPLLLAASGAPVVVGRDRVAAGRRLLALHPDVQLILSDDGLQHYRLARDLEIAVLDGRRGLGNGRLLPNGPLREPASRLRSVDAVVVNGEGADLSLPDGLPRFAMTLRPGLCHALDDASVTRGAADFAGLRVAALAGIGHPQRFFDTLAAMGMAVDRKLSFPDHHPFSPGDIPADADAVIVTSKDAVKLSRALHDAAQRARLWVLPVQAMLAPDLCEWILARLKTKHGR; encoded by the coding sequence ATGAGGTTGATAGAACAGCACTGGTACCGGCCGCGAGGCTGGCTGACAGCCCTTCTGGCTCCGCTGGAAGGGCTTTTCGCGCTGCTGGCCGCCATCCGCCGGCAGGCGTTCCGCCGCGGCTGGAAAACGAGCGAGAAGCTCGCGGTTCCGGTGGCGGTGATCGGCAACATCAATGTCGGCGGCGTCGGCAAGACGCCGTTGACGCTGGCGTTGCTGCGCGACTTCGCCGCGCGGGGCGTCAAGGTCGGGGTGATCAGCCGCGGCTACGGCGGCGAGGCGACGATTCCTACCGAGGCGAAGCCGGGCGGCGATCCGGCTGTGGTGGGCGATGAGCCGTTGCTGCTGGCCGCCTCCGGCGCGCCGGTGGTGGTGGGGCGGGATCGCGTCGCCGCCGGCCGTCGTTTGCTGGCGCTTCATCCGGATGTGCAGCTGATCCTCAGCGACGATGGTCTGCAGCATTACCGGTTGGCGCGCGACCTGGAGATCGCGGTGCTGGACGGCAGGCGCGGTCTGGGCAACGGCAGGCTGCTGCCTAACGGCCCGCTGCGCGAGCCGGCTTCCCGCTTGCGCAGCGTGGACGCAGTCGTCGTGAATGGCGAAGGAGCCGATCTGTCCTTGCCGGACGGTTTGCCGCGCTTCGCCATGACCTTGCGCCCTGGCCTCTGCCATGCGCTGGACGATGCCTCTGTCACGCGCGGGGCGGCCGACTTTGCCGGCTTGCGGGTAGCCGCGCTGGCCGGCATCGGCCATCCGCAGCGCTTTTTCGATACTTTGGCGGCAATGGGCATGGCGGTGGATCGGAAGTTGTCATTTCCCGACCATCATCCATTCTCGCCGGGTGACATTCCAGCCGATGCGGACGCGGTGATCGTCACCAGCAAGGACGCGGTCAAGCTCTCGCGCGCGCTTCATGACGCGGCGCAGCGTGCTAGACTATGGGTTTTGCCGGTTCAGGCCATGCTGGCGCCTGATCTGTGCGAGTGGATACTAGCCCGCTTGAAGACGAAACATGGACGCTAA